One Electrophorus electricus isolate fEleEle1 chromosome 10, fEleEle1.pri, whole genome shotgun sequence genomic region harbors:
- the LOC113573753 gene encoding rho guanine nucleotide exchange factor 4-like isoform X8: protein MGKLHQCTIETKLISDGSIVYAEALWDHVTMDDQELGFKAGDVIEVVDATNKEWWWGRVLDSEGWFPASFVRLRVNQDEPMEEYLSQLEEVQKEHSRGMGLLLGPGLPCKEQMRTNVINEIMSTERDYIKHLKDICEGYIKQCRKRMDMFTEEQLCTIFGNIEDIYSFQKKFLKCLEKRFNKDEPHLSEIGSCFLEHQTDFQIYSEYCNNHPNACVQLSKLIKLNKYVFFFEACRLLQKMIDISLDGFLLTPVQKICKYPLQLAELLKYTNPQHRDYKDVEAALNGMKNVARLINERKRRLENVDKIAQWQSSIEDWEGEDILSRSSDLIFSGELTKVTPPQAKSQQRMFFLFNHQMVYCKKDLLRRDILYYKGRVDMDQMEVLDMEDGKDKELNVSVKNGMRLQSLSGGEVHLLCAKKPEQKQRWLRAFADEREQVQHDQETGFSITEGQKKQAMLNACKSHPAGKPKAAVTRPYYDFLLRQKHPTLPTSLPQQQVFMLAEPKHKRSTFWHNIGRLTPFKK from the exons ATGGGCAAACTGCATCAGTGCACCATAGAAACTAAG CTGATCAGTGATGGCAGTATCGTGTATGCTGAGGCACTGTGGGACCATGTTACCATGGATGACCAGGAGCTGGGTTTCAAGGCGGGTGATGTCATCGAAGTAGTGGATGCCACCAATAAGGAGTGGTGGTGGGGGCGAGTGTTGGACAGCGAGGGCTGGTTTCCTGCAAGCTTCGTTAGG TTGCGTGTGAACCAGGATGAACCAATGGAGGAGTACTTGTCCCAGCTGGAAGAGGTGCAGAAGGAGCACAGCCGGGGCATGGGGCTCCTCCTGGGACCTGGCCTGCCCTGCAAAGAGCAGATGAGAACCAACGTCATCAACGAGATCATGAGCACGGAGAGAGACTACATCAAACACCTGAAGGACATCTGTGAG GGTTACATCAAACAGTGCCGGAAGCGCATGGACATGTTTACAGAGGAACAGCTGTGCACCATCTTTGGAAACATTGAAGACATATACAGCTTCCAGAAGAAGTTCCTGAAATGTCTGGAGAAGAGGTTCAACAAGGATGAGCCCCATCTCAGCGAGATAGGCTCCTGCTTCTTAgaacat CAAACAGATTTCCAGATCTACTCAGAATACTGCAACAATCACCCAAATGCCTGTGTACAGCTCTCCAAACTTATAAAGCTCAACAAGTATGTGTTCTTCTTTGAGGCCTGTCGTCTTCTCCAGAAGATGATTGACATTTCTCTGGATGGCTTCCTCCTTACTCCTGTCCAGAAGATCTGCAAGTACCCGCTGCAGCTGGCTGAGTTACTTAAATACACCAACCCACAACACAG AGACTACAAAGATGTGGAAGCAGCATTAAATGGGATGAAGAACGTGGCCCGTCTGATTAATGAGAGGAAAAGGCGATTAGAGAATGTGGATAAGATCGCTCAATGGCAGAGCTCTATAGAGGACTGGGAG GGTGAGGACATCCTCAGTAGAAGTTCAGATCTGATCTTCTCTGGAGAGCTGACAAAGGTCACACCACCTCAAGCCAAAAGCCAGCAGCGGATGTTCTTTCTGTTCAATCATCAGATGGTCTACTGTAAAAAG GATCTGTTGCGGAGAGACATACTGTACTACAAGGGCAGGGTGGACATGGATCAGATGGAGGTGCTGGATATGGAGGATGGTAAGGACAAGGAGCTGAACGTGAGTGTGAAGAATGGCATGCGGCTGCAGTCTCTCAGTGGTGGTGAGGTGCACCTGCTGTGTGCCAAAAAGCCGGAGCAGAAACAGCGTTGGCTCCGAGCCTTTGCTGACGAGCGGGAGCAGGTGCAGCATGACCAAGAAACAG GTTTTTCCATCACTGAAGGCCAGAAGAAGCAAGCCATGCTGAACGCATGCAAAAGCCATCCAGCTGGGAAGCCCAAAG cAGCAGTGACCAGGCCCTACTATGACTTCCTGCTGCGTCAGAAGCACCCAACACTGCCCACCTCACTGCCCCAGCAGCAGGTCTTTATGCTGGCTGAACCGAAACACAAGCGCTCCACCTTCTGGCACAACATCGGCAGACTGACACCCTTCAAGAAGTGA
- the LOC113573753 gene encoding rho guanine nucleotide exchange factor 4-like isoform X7, with amino-acid sequence MFQPALCPLSSTTIRRIVYVLHKQLKNRLISDGSIVYAEALWDHVTMDDQELGFKAGDVIEVVDATNKEWWWGRVLDSEGWFPASFVRLRVNQDEPMEEYLSQLEEVQKEHSRGMGLLLGPGLPCKEQMRTNVINEIMSTERDYIKHLKDICEGYIKQCRKRMDMFTEEQLCTIFGNIEDIYSFQKKFLKCLEKRFNKDEPHLSEIGSCFLEHQTDFQIYSEYCNNHPNACVQLSKLIKLNKYVFFFEACRLLQKMIDISLDGFLLTPVQKICKYPLQLAELLKYTNPQHRDYKDVEAALNGMKNVARLINERKRRLENVDKIAQWQSSIEDWEGEDILSRSSDLIFSGELTKVTPPQAKSQQRMFFLFNHQMVYCKKDLLRRDILYYKGRVDMDQMEVLDMEDGKDKELNVSVKNGMRLQSLSGGEVHLLCAKKPEQKQRWLRAFADEREQVQHDQETGFSITEGQKKQAMLNACKSHPAGKPKAAVTRPYYDFLLRQKHPTLPTSLPQQQVFMLAEPKHKRSTFWHNIGRLTPFKK; translated from the exons ATGTTTCAGCCAGCCCTGTGTCCACTTTCATCCACTACAATACGTAGAATTGTGTATGTTCTCCATAAACAGTTAAAGAACCGT CTGATCAGTGATGGCAGTATCGTGTATGCTGAGGCACTGTGGGACCATGTTACCATGGATGACCAGGAGCTGGGTTTCAAGGCGGGTGATGTCATCGAAGTAGTGGATGCCACCAATAAGGAGTGGTGGTGGGGGCGAGTGTTGGACAGCGAGGGCTGGTTTCCTGCAAGCTTCGTTAGG TTGCGTGTGAACCAGGATGAACCAATGGAGGAGTACTTGTCCCAGCTGGAAGAGGTGCAGAAGGAGCACAGCCGGGGCATGGGGCTCCTCCTGGGACCTGGCCTGCCCTGCAAAGAGCAGATGAGAACCAACGTCATCAACGAGATCATGAGCACGGAGAGAGACTACATCAAACACCTGAAGGACATCTGTGAG GGTTACATCAAACAGTGCCGGAAGCGCATGGACATGTTTACAGAGGAACAGCTGTGCACCATCTTTGGAAACATTGAAGACATATACAGCTTCCAGAAGAAGTTCCTGAAATGTCTGGAGAAGAGGTTCAACAAGGATGAGCCCCATCTCAGCGAGATAGGCTCCTGCTTCTTAgaacat CAAACAGATTTCCAGATCTACTCAGAATACTGCAACAATCACCCAAATGCCTGTGTACAGCTCTCCAAACTTATAAAGCTCAACAAGTATGTGTTCTTCTTTGAGGCCTGTCGTCTTCTCCAGAAGATGATTGACATTTCTCTGGATGGCTTCCTCCTTACTCCTGTCCAGAAGATCTGCAAGTACCCGCTGCAGCTGGCTGAGTTACTTAAATACACCAACCCACAACACAG AGACTACAAAGATGTGGAAGCAGCATTAAATGGGATGAAGAACGTGGCCCGTCTGATTAATGAGAGGAAAAGGCGATTAGAGAATGTGGATAAGATCGCTCAATGGCAGAGCTCTATAGAGGACTGGGAG GGTGAGGACATCCTCAGTAGAAGTTCAGATCTGATCTTCTCTGGAGAGCTGACAAAGGTCACACCACCTCAAGCCAAAAGCCAGCAGCGGATGTTCTTTCTGTTCAATCATCAGATGGTCTACTGTAAAAAG GATCTGTTGCGGAGAGACATACTGTACTACAAGGGCAGGGTGGACATGGATCAGATGGAGGTGCTGGATATGGAGGATGGTAAGGACAAGGAGCTGAACGTGAGTGTGAAGAATGGCATGCGGCTGCAGTCTCTCAGTGGTGGTGAGGTGCACCTGCTGTGTGCCAAAAAGCCGGAGCAGAAACAGCGTTGGCTCCGAGCCTTTGCTGACGAGCGGGAGCAGGTGCAGCATGACCAAGAAACAG GTTTTTCCATCACTGAAGGCCAGAAGAAGCAAGCCATGCTGAACGCATGCAAAAGCCATCCAGCTGGGAAGCCCAAAG cAGCAGTGACCAGGCCCTACTATGACTTCCTGCTGCGTCAGAAGCACCCAACACTGCCCACCTCACTGCCCCAGCAGCAGGTCTTTATGCTGGCTGAACCGAAACACAAGCGCTCCACCTTCTGGCACAACATCGGCAGACTGACACCCTTCAAGAAGTGA